Proteins encoded together in one Vigna angularis cultivar LongXiaoDou No.4 chromosome 5, ASM1680809v1, whole genome shotgun sequence window:
- the LOC108339673 gene encoding cyanidin 3-O-galactoside 2''-O-xylosyltransferase FGGT1, which yields MNAESLHIAMYPWFAMGHLTPFLHLANKLAKRGHKISFFIPKRTQAKLENLNLHPSLITFVPISVPHVDGLPCGAETTSDVPSSLFPLIASATDLTQKDVEFLLLELKPHIVLFDFATYWLPNLTRRIGIKSLQYWIISPATIGYMASPAREREGDMRKPPSGFPDCSIKLHEHEVKFFAAARKLEFGNGVLLYDRISVGADLADCIGFKGCREIEGPYVDYLETQFGKPVFLSGPLVPESSNSTLEAKWGEWLGRFKAGSVIYCALGSENSLQKNQLQELVLGLELTGMPFLAALKPPTEFECLENALPEGFKQRVQERGIVYGGWVQQQLILAHPSVGCFITHCGAASLTEALVNQCQLVLLPRLGSDFIINARTMGGKLRVGVEVEKGEEDGLFTKESVCKAVKIVMDDENELGREVRANHIKLRNLLLSDKFESSCVDAFCHKLQDIIFSNSD from the coding sequence ATGAATGCAGAATCTTTGCACATAGCAATGTATCCATGGTTTGCTATGGGGCATCTAACCCCATTTCTCCACCTTGCCAACAAGTTAGCCAAAAGGGGACACAAGATCTCATTCTTCATACCCAAAAGAACACAAGCCAAGCTAGAAAACCTCAACCTTCATCCAAGTCTCATCACCTTTGTCCCTATCAGTGTTCCTCACGTTGATGGTCTTCCCTGTGGTGCAGAAACTACTTCAGATGTTCCCTCTTCTTTGTTCCCACTTATTGCCTCTGCCACGGATCTTACACAGAAGGATGTTGAATTTCTACTGCTTGAACTCAAACCACACATTGTTTTGTTTGACTTTGCAACATATTGGCTACCAAACTTGACTCGTAGGATAGGGATCAAATCTCTTCAGTACTGGATTATTAGTCCTGCAACAATAGGGTACATGGCATCCCCAGCTAGAGAAAGAGAAGGTGACATGAGAAAACCACCTTCAGGGTTTCCTGATTGTTCTATCAAGCTGCACGAACATGAAGTTAAGTTCTTTGCTGCAGCAAGGAAATTGGAGTTTGGCAATGGTGTTCTTCTCTACGATCGTATATCTGTTGGTGCAGACTTGGCAGATTGTATTGGATTCAAAGGTTGCAGAGAAATAGAAGGGCCTTACGTGGATTATCTAGAGACGCAGTTTGGTAAGCCTGTTTTTCTTTCAGGTCCTCTTGTGCCTGAGTCATCCAACTCTACTTTGGAAGCAAAATGGGGTGAATGGCTCGGTAGATTCAAGGCGGGTTCAGTGATTTACTGTGCCCTTGGAAGTGAAAACTCCTTACAGAAAAACCAATTGCAAGAATTGGTTTTGGGTCTTGAGCTAACAGGAATGCCATTCCTTGCAGCACTTAAGCCCCCTACTGAATTTGAGTGCCTTGAGAATGCTCTCCCAGAAGGGTTCAAACAAAGGGTTCAAGAAAGAGGGATTGTATATGGGGGGTGGGTGCAGCAACAACTGATCTTGGCACACCCTTCTGTTGGGTGCTTCATAACACACTGTGGTGCAGCTTCTCTAACTGAGGCACTTGTGAACCAGTGTCAGCTGGTGTTGTTGCCTCGCCTTGGCTCTGATTTCATCATCAACGCAAGAACCATGGGTGGAAAATTGAGGGTAGGAGTGGAAGTGGAGAAAGGGGAAGAAGACGGTTTgttcaccaaggaaagtgtgtGCAAAGCTGTGAAAATTGTGATGGATGATGAGAATGAGCTTGGCAGAGAAGTAAGAGCAAATCACATCAAACTGAGGAACCTTTTACTAAGTGACAAATTTGAGTCATCTTGTGTTGATGCTTTCTGTCACAAGCTTCAGGATATAATCTTCAGCAATTCAGATTGA